GGCCGAAGAAGCTGCCACCCCGCACGCCGGGTGAGGCGGCCGCATGCAGCTGCGGGAGCGCCCCCTGCTCGGTGGGCTGCGTCGCGATCGCCGAGAAGAGGCGGCCTGCAGCTCGACCGAGCGCGCCCCGATCCCGCCACGCGCTGTCGATGAAGTCGGACCGAGACAGGCCGGGGTGAGCCAGCACGCTGATCACCGGCGATCCCGCGCGTCGGAGCCGACGGTCCAGCTCGAGCCCGAACACGGTGGTGGCCAGCTTGGCCATCCCGTATGCCCGGTTCGGATCGAAGCGCCGCTCGGACTGCAGGTCGTCGAAGTCCAGATGCGCGTTCTTGTGGGTGATGGAGCTCAGCGAGACCACCCGGGCATCGATGCCCTTCTCGAGCACCGGGAGCAGCAGGCCGGTGAGGGTGACGTGGCCGAGGGTGTTGGTGCCGAGATGGAACTCGAATCCATCGACCGTCGTGCGGCGGGCACCGAGATTCTCCGCTCCGGCGTTGTTCACCAAGAGATCCAGCCGGTCCCGCTCACCGGTCACGGTGGCCGCGAAGTGCCGCACCGAGGCCTGGGATGCGACGTCCACCACCTGGACAGACAGCTTCGCGCCCGGATGGGCGGAGCGGATGCGCTCAGCGGCGGCATCGCCGTTGGTCAGACTGCGGACGGCGAGGATCACCTCCGCGCCGTGCGCAGCGAGCTCGGAGGCGGTCACGAACCCCAGGCCGGCATTCGCACCGGTCACGATCGCGGTTCTGCCGGAGAGGTCGGGGATATCAGAAGCAGTCCATGGAGCCATTCCCGTGACGCTACGCAGGACGGCCGGGACCTCGGGAGTGCTCCGTATCCCCGGTCTGCGAGGACCACCTCTGGTCGACGCGCACCGGGCAGAATGACCGGTGTGGAGAAGGGGACCGTGGCGGCGGCGCGCGAGCTCGGGGCCTTCCTCCGAGCTCGCCGGGAGCAGACCCGTCCTGAGGACCTCGGCCTCGAACCCGGCACTCGCAGGCGCGTGGACGGACTGCGGCGAGAGGAGGTGGCGGTGCTCGCCGGCCTCAGCACCGACTACTACCAGCGTCTCGAGCAGGGCCGCAGCGCTCGACCCTCTGATGCGGCGCTCGACTCCATCAGCGACGCCCTCGATCTGGACGCGACCGAACGAGAGCACATCGGTCGCCTCGCCCGCACCGCGAGGCGACCCGCCCCGCGGCCCCGGCGAACCTCCGACAAGCTCCCCCGGGGCTCGCGGATCCTGCTCGAGGCGACCGACCTCCCGGCGTTCATCGTCAGCCAGCATCTGGACGTCCTCGCCTGGAACCCGCTCGCCGCGGAACTGCTGGGCGATCCGACCCGCATTCCGGCCGAGGAGCGAAACGTGCTGATGATGCTGTTCCACGAGGACGCCGGACTGCGCTACCCGTCGTGCGAGGCCATGGCGAGGGACTACGTCGGAATGCTCCGCACGGCCATCTCGCGCGATCCCGAGCACCCCCGCGCCATCACCGTCGTCGGAGCCTTGAGCGTGCGCAGCGCAGAGTTCCGCAAGATCTGGGCTCGCCACGACGTCCGCGACCGCATCAACGGCGGCAAGACCCTCCGCCACCCGCGGATCGGCGAGATCGACATCGAACGGGATGCCTACCCCGTCCCCCGCACCGCCGACGCCTCGATGATCGTCATCACTGCCCGGCCGGGTTCCGAGGACGCACTCCATCTGCTCGGCACCCTCGTCGCGAACCGCCCCGCGGCAGCGCACGGGTCTGTCCGATAACCGATGTGCGCCGCGCTGACCGGCTGCGGCGATCGCCTGCTCAGTCCGGGAGGATGACGAGCTTGCCGCGCTTGCCCAGCCTGCCCTGTTCGAGATCGATCAGGGCGGGGATCGCCTCCGAGAGCACGACGGTGCGGGCGACGGGAAGCCTGAGCATTCCCGACCGTGCGTCCTGTGCGATCTGCTCGAGGTCGGCCGTGACGGGCTGAGCGATGACGGCGCGGTACGGACCGGGCAGAAGGCTCTTGATCAGGTTGGCCGGAGTGGGCTGCGTGCTGACGATGCGGCCGCCTCGTCTGAGCATGGCTCGCGCGGCATGGTGAGGAAGCGTGCCTGCCGTGTCGAACACGATGTCGAACCTCCTGCGCAGCGGAGCAGGGTCGACGTCGAACGCGAC
The Homoserinibacter sp. YIM 151385 DNA segment above includes these coding regions:
- a CDS encoding oxidoreductase, with product MAPWTASDIPDLSGRTAIVTGANAGLGFVTASELAAHGAEVILAVRSLTNGDAAAERIRSAHPGAKLSVQVVDVASQASVRHFAATVTGERDRLDLLVNNAGAENLGARRTTVDGFEFHLGTNTLGHVTLTGLLLPVLEKGIDARVVSLSSITHKNAHLDFDDLQSERRFDPNRAYGMAKLATTVFGLELDRRLRRAGSPVISVLAHPGLSRSDFIDSAWRDRGALGRAAGRLFSAIATQPTEQGALPQLHAAASPGVRGGSFFGPDGRGERRGEVASVRPSAEAADPATGTRFWNAAQELTGCEYL
- a CDS encoding helix-turn-helix transcriptional regulator, producing MAAARELGAFLRARREQTRPEDLGLEPGTRRRVDGLRREEVAVLAGLSTDYYQRLEQGRSARPSDAALDSISDALDLDATEREHIGRLARTARRPAPRPRRTSDKLPRGSRILLEATDLPAFIVSQHLDVLAWNPLAAELLGDPTRIPAEERNVLMMLFHEDAGLRYPSCEAMARDYVGMLRTAISRDPEHPRAITVVGALSVRSAEFRKIWARHDVRDRINGGKTLRHPRIGEIDIERDAYPVPRTADASMIVITARPGSEDALHLLGTLVANRPAAAHGSVR